ATAACATGTACTTGCCGTGAGAAAGAACTGTCGTCGTCGGAGCTCAGGTGATGGAACAGGCGTCGAACCTCAGGTAATGGAACCGTCGTCGGAGCTCAGCTGATGGAACAGTCGTCGGAGCTCAGCTGATGGAACCGTCGTCGGAGCTCAGGTGATGGAACAAAGACAAAGAGAGGCTTCGGTGGTGGAACGACAAGGAAGAGAAGCTCATGAGTAATAACCGCCCGCTTCGGAGCTCAGGTGATGCCGTCGGAGCTCAGGTGATGGAACCGTCGTCGGAGCTCAGCTGATGGAACGAAGACAAAGAGAGGCTTCAGTGGTGGCACGACAAGGAAGAGAAGCTCCGATGATTCACtagattgacaaaaaaattcaaaagcaagttgttaaaaaaaaacagtcgtGTAATGTCCGATCTGTGAAGATAAGAAGAAGAACCTTACAAGTTGTACATGCATGTCTCAACTGTGAAGCTTAGAAGCTCATGAAGAgacatcgaagaagaagaatcgaCTTTGTTGGAGCTTTCTCTGCTTAGCTTCTCTGGTGAAGATCGAATACTATGTGGTCAACACCGGACATCGAACGGCCGTGGTCGGAGGCTCGGAGCTCCATTTCTTCACGCGGTGAACTACATCGTCATCGCTTTCTccgttcatctttttctttttattttttcaggtGAAGAGGCAGAATCGCAAATGACGAAAGGAAAGCGGGATCTAGGGCATCCCGCGGTTCGGATTGGGCCGTCCCGCATAGAGCCCGGTACCAACCAAGCCTCAGCCCGCAAGGCCCGCTATTTTGCGGGTTGTAGATAACTCGGCCCAAACCCGCCCCACACCAAGCCCTAACAAGCCCAGGCCCGCGGTCCAGTACATCCATTACCATCCCTATGTATAATGCCATATCTTTCTTTTAAGAAGAATAGTTTACCGGTGGGTTCACCGGATTGGTCTTTATCTCCATACCTCTTTTCTATGAAAGGAGACGATTATCTGAACTCGATGTCGAGCTTCAGTTTCAGCTGCTTCGTCTGAGGGCTGGTTTTCAACGTCACTATATGTGACTATTTCTATACTATTTGATTCTGTTGTGAAGGCTATCTCGACGCATTCAAGTTCCGTCTCGAATCCGCTGTCATCTTTGATCGAataattatttcatttattttacattGTTGTAGTTTATGCTTTCAATCAAAGAGGATGAATTATTCCCTGTAATCATTGTAATCAAGCATGTTAAGGTTTAATGAAATTAAGTTGTGTTAAAAAAACTACCTTTCAAtcaataatttcatatatattatctaaCTGCAATAATTTCGTATATACTTATCTAACTATAGCTTGGCGATTTCTTGTATGTTATCTTTATCATCATGAAAAGAGGAATGGTAGAAGCTCTGCCTTCTCTTTAAGATTAAGAGTGAGAGAGTCTTCGTGGTGGTTCCTCACGACGGTACTGACTCTGGCACACGGTGGTCTCCTCGACGCGGTGTGGCCGGCTCTGACTCCGGCGTCGCACCTTTCTCACGGTGGACGGCTGGCTTTTTGACTCCGGTGTTGTACCTGGCTTTAAGGTGAACGGCCGGCTTTAAGATCCGCGTCGTCTGATCCTTCGCGGTCGACGGCGGTTTTATTTGGAAGCGTTCTTTGACTTCGCTTTCTGCGAATGAGATCTCGTGATGATTCCGATGGAAGCTCTCCGGCGTTGAgtttgtgatgatgatgatgtaagAGAACGGGAAGGATGAGATCTCGGAGATGGCTTGCTGAAGCTCTCCGGTGAAAGAGTGGGTGACGAAGTTGGGCGCGGTGGTTTATCTCTGGCGTGATTCGGCGAAAATCTCGGCCTTCGGATCACGGAGTGTGATCGTATGACGCGTGTTGCGTGCTTTCGGTGGGTTCAATACGTGGCGTTCATGCGAGTTGACCAGACGCGTGTGTCGCGTGATGATGGATTCAACGCGTGGATGAACACGGGTGTGGGTTTGGGCTTTTAGGCCTATGTTTTATATTTGCCCTTTGATTCGAGCTTTggtgtgtgtttttttattgtagtttgatttttgggtttttggtcctttattaaataaaattagatgGCCAAAAAAAATAACTTGGCGATTTCTTAAACATAAGTCTTAAATAATCTTTCATGAGTCTTGCCGTGAATCACGTTCTCCCTATCGCCTGATAATGACAAAAACGCAAGAAAACAGAAACCCCAACGTTAAGTTGTAAATATCTACTCTCAAAATATCCGTTACAGAAGGGAAAATATCTACATCACATCAGATGTCAAATCTCTAtcttgtttttgttattattgtATAAGCTTGACTTTCTGTCCACTATACATTCGCTAatgataattttcaaaattttatttcctgggggaaaataatttaatgttaATAATGTCTAATATCTTGTTTGTGTGTGTATGAGTAACAAGTTGGACACAAAACAATCTTTTAACGAGAAAAAATATCTATTTGATGCCTTTACATTCGTGAATGAAAAATGCGATATAACAACTAAACCAAACTAAGCCAATCATGGTGCTTTGTTTATCCATGACTTTCCACATTTGCCATTTCCTTTTTGTTATTAGCGTCTAAGaaaatgaaattgaaatttgaatagacaaaacaaaaacaaacaccaTAACTAAAACGAAAGACCACGACGAGTCACTTCTGTGTCCTGTCTCATCGACTCGAACCTTTCGTCGTTGCACTTTTTTATAAACGCTTCCGCTCTTACATTCAGCTCATTTCGACTACGCGACACGGCCGGTGACAGGTAGTACTTAGTTCGATCAGTAAGCGTCTCCGCGTTCTTTAAACCGAATGGTTTCGTCTTGTTGGAATCTTCTACGCCAAGTCCGAACGTGTCTGGTCTCCGGTAATAGCTAGTCAACGGTTTCCCTTCCGTTATCATCTTCCACGTATTCTCAAGAGTCTCTTGCCTCTTTGGCTTCGCCACTCTCAACGCTTTCAAAGAGTTTCGTTCTGAAAAAATTACCAAAGCAACGTCttaataaaaagtatttagGTTTCGTTTTCACCTAGAACATCTAACTTGTGACGTACGTCACCTTCTTTGTCCAACTTgttaatgtttattttataatagtattcACTTAGGTACCTGCTGTGGTGGTCTTGACCATTTTGCGTTGACCGATCCTAGCCGAAACAAGAGGCTTCTCAACCGGAGTCGGATTTTCCGGTTTGGCCACAACCACTAAACACATCTTCTCCTCCTCTGCTTTCACCACCGCTTCTGGTAGCTTCTCCGTAACCACCTCCGGGGTCTCCTTTTCCTTCTCTAACGGCTGAGTTTCGGCTACGAAACTGAAGTCTTCATGCTTCGCCGTCTCCGACCGCCGTGGTTGAGCCTGGTGGACGTTCTGCTCATGATTATGAAACTTATGGTCGCCGCCGTATGAACCCTCGTGGTCTTTGCCGTCGGGGTTTGTGATGATCCGGTAGTACATGGATGAAAATCCGATCATGACGATGATGACGTTGATGATGACGTAGAGGTATGGTGGTTTCAGCCACGAGAGAAAGGAACTGAAAAGGATGGGAGCTCGAGAGAAATCTAGTGCCACAACAGGAACAATGATGATTTTTAGTTGCATAGCTACGGCAACAACTCCGGTAGAGATTAGCACCGGTTTAATCCATGACGCCATTTTTTTCCGCTGTAGTCtcttttcctctctctctctctctcttttcctctctctctctctcttcgggTTTATCGAATGGTGTTTAGTAGTTGTCAGGCTCTTTAGCTGAGTTGTTCTATCGTTTATATAGAGAGAGGGGACTAGTGGGATAGCTGATTTACACCGTTAGATCTAAGATTAACTATATGAACGGTCACGATCGTATCAGATAGTAGGCGCATCCCCTTACTGTACACAACATAACACGAGCAGgaaataactattttttattggttCCGTCTTATTGAAACGTTAACAAAACCTCACGTGACACTCATATCTCCCagctatattataaaataaaatagaataaatgatcattctcttcttttttacGTCGATATTCTCTTATTAGTCGCCgacattaataatttttttctcttattaGTCAAACCTAGTATGAGTGTATATTCGTATATTTTGTTTCCAGTATTTACCCACGCTACGGCCACGTCTTTTTTTGCCTTATATGgccttcttttattttcattggAAAACAAACGAAATAATTGAATATGTAGTGGTcgacaaaaatttaaacatgtataaagCGAATTTAAAAGTCgctttgttaaaaaaaagtcACTTTGTTACTACATAGAAGTTATATATTCTTCTGAATTATTGATGATTCACATTCACTGGCTGTGCATATATGTAAGAAGTTTTAATTTATCTAATATAAATATCTAATATTGGTCTCTTAATAAGGATTCAAACGATATTGTGTCACTGTATGTATGGATAAAGAATAATACATTTTTGCGTTGTCAAAGTAAAACCACTTTTCTAACAGAGTAGTGGCTTCAAGTAGAGAATACGTTTTTCGGTTAATAGTACTATgatttgctgacaaaaaaaaaagagttaataCTATGATTTTATAATGAATGCCActcatttgtttaatttaaacataaattctaaagtattattttttgtcaacaaattaTAAAGTACTATTTAATCATTACTAGTTAATATAATTCTCATCACAAGACAACTTATTCATGATATATGCACGTATTCTTATCTCTTAAAAATGATTTTGCTAAACTGATTCACTAGGTCACTTGATAATATTTAAAGTAGAGACTAGAGAGTACCTAAAAATCAATTACTATAGTTAATACTAAGATTTTACAATAAcaaatcgttttaaattaaattgtCGTAAACATATTATTAGTCGTTAGTTATTTTTACCTACCACAAGACAACTTGATTCATAATATCATTAAGCGAACCTATCTCTTATCTTTGAAACCATCTGACTTAACTAATATGTCACTAGATGTCTTGATTAGATTAAGATATGGAGGAGTAATAAAGTTACTggacaaaaataaaagatttcaTAACGAAATCATTACATATATTCGTTCTGATATTATCCCGAAAGGTAGAAAACCCACTAAAGATATTAAGAGACTAAGAACACCCTCACGCCACATGATCATCCGTCATTTTTGCATTAAAAGCAAGAAAGCAGCCTCGAGAGAAAACTTTTGGATATATCGAGTTTTGCTTAGTTAGCCAAAACGGATCTTTTGACACTCAAGTGCCCACCGATGAAGTTTAGATACAAACTTCTTTGAAAGCCAAACCCTTTGATTCTGCTACTTTCTAAATTGTTAATATCACAAATTCCCGTATAGTGTCCATCATTAATTATCTACATGCATGTTTGTGTTTACGTACGTTAATTTGTTTTCTGCATAGATTGTATATGAAATGACTGATGAGATATGGATCCGGATGTGGTGCAtactaaaaatagaaatatgcaGGGGAGAAGGCAGGTTGGTAAATATGGTGGCACGTGCACCCATAATAATATAACTACTTACAATTTTCTTGACAAATTCATTAAACTTTTTGATGTATAAGATGGCCTAAGTCGAGTTGTGCACCCCTAATATTTCAAGTTCCaagcttagttttttttttgggaaaactATAATTTTCATTAACTAATTAGGATTACATGATTTTGACCTCACAGAGATTAAATCACACATACAATAAAGTGGTCTAGTACCACCTAGAAACACATAGATGGATTCTACGCTATCCGAATCGATACTCCATTGTATTTCCGTCCAACGAAAGCAAGCTTACTCCATATAAAATAAGCTGCCTCTTAAACCACCTAAATTGACCAAACTAGACGATAGTTCTAAAAACTCAAcaataacaaaactaaaaaccagATTACAATTCGACCCAGGACATTGAATTCCTAAAGATTAGAGTGACAAACCCAGTCAACATTTTATCGCTTTGCGACGCAAATCCGGTGAAAACCCATTGCTGTCGAGAGTCAGAATTTGTCCCTTAGCCATGAACCGGGAACTTTCCCGTACTGAATGAAAGTCAGGCTTCGGCGAACATACGGTGACCGGAACATTAATTAAGGTTAATAATGGCATGAGGTTTCACCACCGAACGAGACATGAGACGTCACCACCGGCGCTGGGATGTGAACCCCCACCACGTACCCGCTGCAGAGATCATCCTCTGGTAGACTCCTCTAAAGAAAAGACCTCTGCGACGCGTCTTCCACGAGAACCGAGGACCAGAACCATATTCACCAACCATCGTACCTCATCTCCGTTTGGCTCACCGTCACATTGGACCGGAGATCGAAGGTGGAGGAGATTTCAGACTGAGCCATGCGTCGTTGCCGTGAGAGGAGTGTCCGAGATCTAAAACGGAAAAACGATTTGTTGACTCCTCTCAATCCTAAAAGCCGACCTGCCTCGATTCCACCTTCCTACGACTCACTGCTCCTCAAAGAACGCTGTGAGATGGCCCCTTGACCACACAAGTCTCCGGAGTCACCCCCGACAAGCCAAAACAGCACGTATCTCATCTTAGGGTTTGTGACAAAATCGAAAAGGCAAAGAGAAAAGAAGGTAGAAGGGGAAGAGAGGACTCCAGTCAACGGACGTAGGCGGACCGGAGGTAGATCtgtgaaaatttttttttggcggCTGAGATGAAGACGAGAGAGAAGCCAtggttttaaaaatatcatagcTTCTCCcctgtaaatatgtatctacgAATAAAAAGAGTACTTATAGGGGATGATTGGAAGAAAttgtagttttatatttttgttttagaaataaaactgtagatttttttgttatgactGTAGATAATTTTGCTGTAGAATATTAGTTGTAggtttaaaaagatttaaagacgtatatataaattttctaaagcaaaaaataagTGTTCTAGATTTATGGTTTTTCACagctaaaaaaaattgtatatataaaaataatttacaaaacatGATTGACAAAAATTTGAGCTGTAGAAATAATTTAGACcgtaaagaaaaggaaaaatatcTAAGAGATTTATTCCTTTTGACAATATCTTAAGAGCTAAGCAGCATGAACGGGACAATATGGAGGTCAATTTCCCAACTGTTGTATATTTGACCCCGACTCGTCTCGAGTGCTATCTAATCCACTCTTACTATTAAGTGTTTTTTTAATGTTCTGTTTTCTTTGCCGACCAATAAATTTAGCttattttaccaaaataaaataaaacatttagcTTAGATCGATGAGGAAAATAAAATCCTGCTTCCTCAAaaccacacatatatatatatatatatatatagagagagagagagagagagaattacttttaaatttatttcattttccaCAAAATAGTGTGAAAGTTAATTTCTTCGATTTACAAACGTCTTATGAAAAAGATGTAAGCTCGGATGATACATCATTAAGATATTTTATACGCTGTAACGAGTTTGATCAAGAATTAACTTCTTCGTTAGAATTAATATTGTGATCCGTCATGGAATGATATCCCAAAAATGCTAAAACTTGTTAGGGCATGATTAACTCCAGTTTTTTAGCCGGAGTTTTTAACTcatgattaatattttttttgtttttttaacatttttcggTTAAGAAAcggtttttatatattttatttaaaaaacagttcttagtttttttagttaaaatctaaaaaaaaataagaactaTCTATTAACCGAAAGTAAGAATTTCAGTTAAGAAACTGAGGTTAATCATAATCTCAAGTGAGTGGATgatgttttttgtttctttattataCACTCAACAGCTCCaaattatcttaaatatttGTTTGATATAGTTGTTTCTTTCGGATTCTATTTgaatttatgaattaaattcaGAAATATCTAAACGTGACAGTAGGTTTGGTTAAATCCTATCGCCATTGTCACTTTggaaaactatatattaaaaattcaaaaaaaaaaactatatattaaacCATTAATTTGTCTAGATGTGCatgaatttttgattttattcatTTGTAGTAAGAGATTTAATACTTTAAAATAGTTGTATTATtgtatagaagaaaaaaacaattatatactACGTAGTACGTACAACCAATAGCTTGTTAGAAGAATTAATAATCTACCTGTTGCGTAGTTAGTGACGAATGTGATAAGAATTTTCAAAAGCTATTTTTGACTGGTCACAAGTTCATGTGCAGGTTCATTACTTCATTTTGTGTGCACAAGAAACGTGAGGGAGTTtcggaaaaagaaaacaatgagAGCATATTTTATTTGCTTATTATACCGACATAGAAACATTAGAGCATCCACGACGGTGGATTAGATGAAGGAGTCCTTAGgattagtttaatatatatatttttttgaatagttaaagATTCTAATCAAAATAGTGTATCCAATGGTGTTCTCCAATTAGgagttcttaaaaataaaaaataattttttttaaagtgaaattaaaattttatttattgcatgaataaaaataaaaatacaataattaaacttaaagatattcttaattattaataatcatcaccaaatttatttcaaatatgcTCAATTAAATCTTTTTTCAATTGTTCATGTATACGCCTATCCCGAAGATCTTTCTGATTCTGATTGACAAACATGTTATTGAGATTTGTAGGCCTGTCGGTTTCGGTTTCCACCTGTGAACTTCTGGTGACGCTTCCTTCTTCCAATTCCGATATGTCGGTACGAGTGTATCAATTGCGTTCATTTTCGACTATCATATTATGTATTATGATACATGCTCACATAATCTTCCCTATCTTTTCTTTGTCCCAAGTAAGAGCCGGGTTTTTGACAatcgcaaatcgagcttgcaatactccaaaagcccgttccACATCTTTTCGGGCTGCTTCTTGAGTTTTAGCAAATAACTatgctttaggaccttgaggaaatgagatagattggataaatgttgaccattttggatatataccgtcTGTGAGGTAGTAAGCGAACTTATACTTGTGTCCGCTGACCACGTATTCTAACCTTGGTGCTCGACCTTCTATAATGTCCTCAAAAATAGGAGATCGATCAAGGACATTAATACCGTTTAACGTACCTGGAGGACCAAAAAAAGCGtgcatatccaaagatcttgtgaagctacaGCCTCTAAAACAATTGTCGGTTTTGTTGATCCACGTGCGTACTGTCCTTTCTAAGAAGTTGAgcaatttttccactcccaatgcatacaatcaatgCTCCCAACCATCCCAGGAAACCCGCGtttctctccaatatcgagtagtcgttgaagatcttctggcgtgggtcttcgtagatactcattTCCAAATAACCATATTATTCCGTCAGTGAAATTATGTAAACACGAAAGTGCCGTGctctcaccaagtcggagatattcgtccaCCGCGTCAGCCGCAGAACCATAAGCAAGCATACGAATTGCTGCCGTACATTTTTGTAGTGGAGAAAGACCAGACCTCCCAGTAGCATCTTTTCTTTGTTGAAAGAATGGAACGTTCACTGAGAGGCTATGGACAATATGCAAGAATAATTCCTTGTTCATACGGAAACGGCGTCTGAATAAATGTGATTCAAATGCGGGATTGTCGCTGAAGTAGTCATTCCATAGACGGTTGCGTCATGCTTCACGGTTTCGTTCTATATAAGCATGTTTCCATTGCTTATTGGTTTGGGCCTCGATGTTGTTGAAAGTATCTTCGCAGATTTCGTCGAAAATTTCGTCCAATCTTTCTTCCAAATCATTGGATGAAGATGACGACATCCTGGTTTAGAAACATatgtataagttttttttatctcaatGCACATGTATAAgttattctgttttttttatgtataatgtataagttaattttttaaaccttAATACACATGCataaattattcttttttttatgaataatgtataagttaattttttaaaccttAATACACATGCataaattattcttttttttttgaagaatgtataagtttattttctttaatctCGCAACACATgtataaatattgtataatgtATAAATTGAATTGAgattaaaaagagaaagaacttgagaaacacaacaacataagATAGACAAAATGATAGTTGCATaagttaattttgtttatcTATATGCATACGACTTGTGATAGTTGAATTACCTAAACAGAAGAGGAGAACTTGAGAAACACAACAACTTGAGATAGACAAAGTGATAGTTGAGAAAGAGAAGAACCACGTTTGATGAAGAACACAAAGTTTGATAGTTGATAGTTGAGAATATTACAACCTCTCCGAGAAACAGAGGAGGAAACAAGAGGAAACAAGTTTGATGAAGGAGCTACAAACACTACAACTACTTATAGTACATAAGCTAAACCCGTGACAGTCTTCACATGCGGCAAAGACCAAAACCCGTGACTTGGTTAGTCAACAACTCCATAAGCATCCATGACTTGGTTAGTACAACTACTGCTGCACCTGCAAGAAATATGAAACAAAGACCCGTGACTTGGTTAGTACAACTCAACATCGCAATACAAACAAGATAGCTAATTACAAACAAGATAGCTAACTACGGAACATCTACAAACAAGATAGCTAACAAGATGCCAATTCCAAAGAGACCACTAACTACGCAAATATGCCAATACCTAAACTCATATCATCTCAGACATAAGTTTGAGTTTAAGAGATGTTTCCATCTCACTGAGTGGCTCTTTTTTGGCCAGTAGACGTTCAAGCAGTTTCTGTTTAGAGActgctttttttttacttccatGATGGCGTGTATCGCTGCCAATGACTCCTCTTTAccactctttttcttcttcatagCAGCTTTAGCAGCCTTAACCCCCATAGGTCTACCATGTGGTTCTCCCACTTCATCTGCTGTATCAACCTCCGAGACTTTGCGCTTTTCCTTCCCACTGTCCTTAGCCACATAGGGGGATGACCATTTCTGGTCATGCCTCAGCTCCCTCCAGGCATGTTCCATGCTAAACTTGACCGAGTAATGATTGTAGAAAAGGTCCAGTGCagctttcatcacatcatcatcattttgtCCACTTCTCTGCTCCCTCAAAGCTGCGTCGTAGCATCCTACGAACTTGCACACTTGCTCGTTAATCCTAGCCCACCTCTGCTTGCACTGACCAAGCTCTCTAGGTGTTGTTCCCACCAGGTGAGGGCTTGCATTGTAGTACTCGGCGATCCTCTTCCAGAACGCACCGGCTTTCTGCTCATTGCTCACCACCGCATCCTTACTGGTGTTAAGCCAAGCACCAATAAAGATCTTGTCCTCTTTCAGAGACCACTTCCTCCTCTCCTTGACCGCAGATTCTACAACAGCTTCTTAAGGACCTTGGCTACCGAACCAAAATGGTTCGGGTGATTCAAGGTCAACAGAACTTTGACTGTTCAAAAGGTTAACATAACTACTTGTGTTCTCCATGGATAGAGAATGGTTTGTGTCGCTCTATTAGCAACACATAGGGTTAAGTAAAGGAGCTTTAACTACCAAACATTCAAAGGTAATAAAATCAGAGTAGATGAGAAGGTAGAAAGCACACAAAAAGCATTTAACACCTATCAAATCAGGCTAACACCGTATTCTACATAGCTAAAACATTTAAAACTATCAAATCTAAGGGGTCAGGAAGGTAGAAAGCAACAACTAGCATTTAACACAAATTTAgctgtttttaaatttaaatacgCTATAGAGTTACCAAACAACACAATCGGTTTCTAAGAAAAGAGAGTACTCACCTTTATACATACACTCTGAAGGTCAGAGATGGTCCTTGTAATCCTTTCAAGCTCTACCTGAAAAAATAACATATGAAAAAGTCAAAAGTTTTTAACTCTAACATAAGATTCAATGAAAAACTCAAGAGAGAAACTAACCATGAAGATACATGACCGCCAAACCTATTAGAGCTAACCCATAGACCATTACGTAAACTTCCAATGCGAAGCCATGTATAACCTCTACTTCCTTCTTAAATAACTCCCCAACGGTCCTCTCTAGCATATCCAGCTTCGACGCATTCACAAGACCTTCATCCTTAAGCTCTCTAAGCTGTCTCTGAAAGTCACTCATCTCTGATGTTGCGACAACAggatcaccaccaccaccacagcAAGGCGTCGGGATTCCATCATCAGCTACTCTCGGCTCCGGAGGTGAGTACTTAAACGGCTCTGCCGCATTGTAGCTACTCTCGC
This region of Brassica napus cultivar Da-Ae chromosome C5, Da-Ae, whole genome shotgun sequence genomic DNA includes:
- the LOC106401882 gene encoding uncharacterized protein LOC106401882 — encoded protein: MASWIKPVLISTGVVAVAMQLKIIIVPVVALDFSRAPILFSSFLSWLKPPYLYVIINVIIVMIGFSSMYYRIITNPDGKDHEGSYGGDHKFHNHEQNVHQAQPRRSETAKHEDFSFVAETQPLEKEKETPEVVTEKLPEAVVKAEEEKMCLVVVAKPENPTPVEKPLVSARIGQRKMVKTTTAERNSLKALRVAKPKRQETLENTWKMITEGKPLTSYYRRPDTFGLGVEDSNKTKPFGLKNAETLTDRTKYYLSPAVSRSRNELNVRAEAFIKKCNDERFESMRQDTEVTRRGLSF